A window of Nicotiana sylvestris chromosome 8, ASM39365v2, whole genome shotgun sequence genomic DNA:
taatgggatttaatttcaagttttcaggaccctcttggataatgggatttaatttcaagttttcaggaccctcacggataatgggatgtagttttgaGTTGTcaagaccctcctgaataatggaatttaatttttaagttttttagGACCCTCATATATAatgagatttagcgtaagttttacctttatgaaatagaatttagctttcaagtttacactcttaagatgagatttaatttgaaattttcagggccctcctagaTAACGGGATTTAGATTTTAATTTTTTGGAGATCTTTTAGATAACATGatccgattaacactcacagatgtgcccaaataccaaattggggcagaaaagtttcttttattttatcagTTTTGTTGTaatgttaggcgcccacctggataacaagggaatacagttcgagttttggaaatcaggagcccacctggagaacaagggaatacagttcaagttttggcaatcaggcgcccacctggaaaacaggggaatacagttcaagttttagcaatcaggcgccacctagagaacaagggaatacagttcaagttttggcaatcaggcgcccacctagagaacaagggaatacagttcatgttttggcaataaggcgcccacctagagaacaagggaatacagttcaagtttttgggaaTCAGGCGCTGTGCGCaggtgatttttgccctatacgaaatactcctataaaatccccaAAAATaggttttctgttaattatttgccattttatgaatttttgtagaattttcttaattatttgaattTTCCTATGCAtgattaattttttatttaaatcatgaaaaataccaaaatatcatgcattgcatttaggatttgtttctacatttttaggattaatcagtaattatttgctttatagaaaattgaaaatcacaaaaatagctcatttttacatttttgtcttttaatttttactttattgatttttctctttttaatttagaattaagcgatgtttataatttttatactCAGATAATTGGTTTAATCTTACaatttagataatttaggatttttaattaaaaaagagGGAAATAAAAGAGTTTGATTTTAAGGGGGTCTTTATCTTTGAAATTGGGCTAATTCATACCCAGATCCAAGCCCAAATTTGTTCCACCCGGTCCATGTCCCCCATCCCCAAATGACCCTGTTTCATCATAATCTCATTACAGCCGTTGTATTCCTTTGATCCAACAACTTAGAACTAACCACCCCTTTTCGATATAACTGTGCGAAGACAGACCCCCCATCAGACCCCCCATCAGACCCCTTCATTTCCACTCGTCTCTCTAACgattcaaaccctagccgcctagGACTCCTTCACCGGCTCCGCACGCCGaaaatcgcccacggcggcgCCGACACTCCAAACACCACCATCTTTATACCATATAACCCTCATCCCCTCATCATTCTAAATCCCCAATTGGCTTTCTTCGAATCCATTTCAATTTGCTCGAATCATAGATCAAATTCATGACCAAAAAACCTAACTATCCCAAATCGCCCCAAATTAACCCCTATGATCCTTGTCCCCATTTGAACCCCAAACCACCATTAGCCCCTCTCGAACCAGCCCCGATTTCATTGAATTTTAAATCTCAGATTCTGGAAGAACCctaattttttctttcttcttctcttcatCAATGTTTGGTCAAATGAATCAAAATATCCATTGGTCGACTGTTCTTGTTAAGAACAGTCGATTAATGGTAATTAAAGTTCATTTATGCCTTATGAAGTTTAGCCGAGTTCATgacaaaaatccaattttaggtaattttttttttgtttacttttaccttgttttaattattttgtTTCTATGTTAATTATTTCCATTAGctgcatattttatgatttttatttttagattctttcttttctttatttcacaGCTGCTTAGTTTAattatttgttcttgtttagCAAATTGGTCGAAGCATGTTTAAGTCTATTTGACAATTAAATGAGTTAGATTAATTAGGTGTAACTATTTCCCCCTTTGTTAGTTTCAAATTGGTTTAAAGTCTTTTAGCCTTTGTGATTCTGTTTAATTATAGACACCATAGGTGTTAGAATTCAACATTGTTAGGATTCATTAGTTAAATGTTATATTTTTCTGATTAATTGCAGCCACTTGTTCTTTTTTTATCAGAATCCCCAATCCTTTTAGGTTCGTCTTTGTTTGTCATAATTTGAAACCAATAGAAATTTTAGGGACTTAACTAAACAAAGAAAGTCTAGGTAAGAACTGCACTAAGCAGAATTTAGAAGGTCAATTTAGGGCTTTCTAATTTGGAAAATATCTGAAGGTTCTAGATAGTGTACCAGCTGTCCAAATTGGTTTTAAAAGATGCTGAAAATGGACGGCTGGACATTTTATCCTCTGTAGAAATGCTGTACTAGCTAGGGAATTTAGGGTAGAATATTCCCTAGATGCTTTTTTGGCACTCTATATAAAGAAAGCTTTCCCTCAATCTTACATGGATTTTGGAGCATTATTCTTAGCCTGAAAAAGTTCTAAAAACAGCATTTAGAATCATTACGACACAAAAAAGGTCCTTTCTTCTGAAAAGATCAGATTTCAGAATACTTTATAAAACCTTCAaattcttctctttcttttggaTTTCTTTGTTGAAAACATGGTCTGAAGTAGAGGGTTTTTATTGAGTTTGGCTAGAATTTCTAGTTTCAAGACTGCTGGGGTTTTGCTTTTTTGGGAATACTGGTTTATCTAAGGTTGTGATGTGCTGTGTTTTACTGCTGCTATTGCCTGCTCTTGTTTGCTGTTCCATTTTTGGATTTTCAGCATATTtagttctttattttctttgctGCCTCTCACTCTTCAAGGTACTGCTTCAGATCTCCTATGTAGTTTTTTTAAGTTATAAAATGTCAAAATTTGCAAAGAGATGTTTAATGAATGAGTGTtcctttagcattatttgattAATCTTTTTGAACTTAGCTATTCTGATTGTAAGTGTATTAACATGAGCACTTGTGTGGTTTTTGATTATGTAGTCTTCTTAGAATGTTGAAATCTGGATTTGCATGAGTTGAAACTCTCTGTTGATTTTCTTTACTTCAGCTCTCTCAGCTGTTATTCATGCCCTTCTTACTTATAAACGATTTTAGTATAATGCTTGCCTTGTTTAAAGTTAAGTAGGCCATAACTTGTAGATTTGGCCATTAATTGGTTAAATCAGCATGTGTTAAAGCCTAAATTTAGATATGATAGCCGATAGTGTACTGAAATCTATGTGTTATATTTGTTGTTTGGGATGAGAATGGCTACAAAGTTGTTAGGGAACTTGGGGCTAGTACCTGCAGATTTGATGACTAGGTGACCAAATTAGCAGGTTCAAAAGCTGAGATTTGGACTCTACTGCTATAATAGAAGATGATACCAAGCTTTGATGGACAAGTCATGTTCAAAGAGGCAAGGCATCTCTTTAGGTTATTAATCATACAGAACTTGTAATAGATTAGTTTCCTTTCGATAGTTGCTTAATGTATTAATAGGTTATAATGTAATTTTGAAAAGCATTTCATTTCATTTGGAGTATTGTAGCAAACCAATTTCTTGCTTCCTGATTGCCTTAGGAGTGTAGTCATCTCATTATCATGTTCTCATAAGTATAGTCGAACAATGGCCAAAGCTATAAGCCCAATCTTTAAGACCAAAAGGTCTTTTTCTGATTCAAGTTGGGCCAGACATGAAAAAGAGCCCGGATAGACACAAGTCTTGACAGGTCTGGGCCTGGGCTATTGGGTCTAGGCTTTAGGCCCAATAGTTTAGCTCAATAGTAAGGTTGCTTCTTTTTTTATGAGCTATGGTATGAATGTATGTATGCAAATCATGTGTAGTGCAATTATTTCTCAAAACTGGAGTTGTATTTTGATTTCTGAATTtcgatttttctttttaattagaAATAATTCGGGTTGCAATTTTGCAAAGTGAGTAGCATGCAAGTTGGGCTCAAAGTGTGAAGGGTAGATAGGCCCAGCCAGTCGCAACTGGGCCCGCCTAATATGAGCCCAATATAGGCCAATTCGGTTAAAAAATTAGATGGCCTTGAGCGTCCTCATTTTTGGGCTTGTTTTCTGAGCCTAGTTCATTCAACCATGCTTTCCTCTTCAAGTTTTCTTGAAAGATACTGGGCTCACCGTTGGCCTATGATTCTCTTCAAAAACAATCAACTGCTAGCATGCTGTCCAATACCAATTATTGATTTTGGATTGAATTTCGATTTAGATTAAGCTTAAGCGCCCTTAATTTACTCTAATTTAATACAAAtctttctattaaaattaattgAGGTGTGTCATACCAAACAAAACCcttaactcatggccctcataaaaCTAGTTAACTATTATAGaaaaatttgaggtgtgccatcactTAAAttatccatggccctcacaaatattgTTTCTAAATTCGAACCTTcgtagtttctttaggcgcgTTTCATTAAATAActcatcatagctacgggtatggttcccgtgacgtagttgtgatttttatattccgggtgtacatttcatgtaacCCAATTTTAATTTCTCAACGAtattaaatagaacgtgtcgcgaaCCGCGGGTGTATTTCACGTagcgtggttcaaggcgtgttttaaataatgttgaatcttcctaaaaacaTTTTTAAATAActaaaagtggttataaagttaaaaatacacaataggtttaaaacatgtagtaaatcaggTAATTcagccaattattaatagtttaagcgaccgtgctagaaccacggaacccgggaatgcctaacacgtTCTCctaggttaatagaattccttatctagaatttttggttcgcagattttaaaaaatataaatgtCCTTAATTTGGGATTTTAATATTAATCGGTAACTTGgataccaaataaactattccacgTGGCGACTCggataaattaattaatcccattttgatttatgtcactttaattggaaaaactcccgtATACaccctcgggtgtgtaaaaaggaggtgtgacagatttgacgactctgctggggacaataaCCCAGATATTTTGTTCAgcgtttaagaattcgagcttagaataactgttatacttggctttatttattatatgatttttacatgttttgagcctaatgtactatatgccgctttttaccgctttgatattgtttgaactgtatataaattggtACGAAATTTTGGCTCTAATTCTTTTTACTGTATATGCCGCTTTACTTGGCTCTAATTCTTTTAAATCACctaggaagtgtgcacttcgtgtaacttcttttctgttggagtcatatcccaattttagaacaaggtttggacaagttgcaaagccggcaaAGCTTCTGTACTCCCGGTacgctccccccccccccccggatcaagctgtccgctcgggtaagacaggtttagaacaatacaccaagggttttaaacctagtataacaaagcctcaaaccggatccctagtaggaatgcttgtttgcatcacgtgcatttgactttggggacttaacacaggggttgggtccgtctaggacaggtgtacccaaattaaaaaaaCCATCttaatgcatcttatgtgctacttgcACATCTCTTTGTTccgtcttgcatgttgaccgacttctagaatagggagaaaatcgaaaaaagaaaaaaaatcaaaaaaagaaaagaaaagagtgagaGTAGGTATTTATAAAATTCTGAAACGCTGTCGAAAttctgaaaaaagaaaagtcatttcaaaatgagccaaaatttttAGGTGCCACGATTCCCAGTTCcgtcaaaattgaccgaactatgcgggtctaattctcactggatgtgagatacgtaggcaaacctaaTCGGTTctgaccccaattttcaaaaaatccaaaaatattttcctttaaaaatctttccttagaaatttcaaaacaaataaaaaaatagtttccttctttctgaagtctttcatatgaaaaaaaaattaatcaaaaatcaaaatccaaaatacggttttcctttattttgatgtatttttctcaaaaattaaaaaaaaatcttttccttgtttaaaagtctttctttcaacaaaaaaaatttgaaaaattgaagttcaaaaatatttttgtttttctttagaagtacttttgtaaataaataaaaacttagAAATCGAAAACATTTTCTTGaaagtccctctttcgaaaattaagagacAACATCCAAAATGtagaaatattttctttcttctttagaataagagaaaacaaatgaaaattcaaacaaaaatattttccttttaattttgaaattcctaaagtTCCAATCAAAgaattttagaagtctttctttcaaaaataaaagaaaaatcaaaatcaaaaattcaaaaaataatatttcctttcttcttgtaaagcattttttggaaaaatccaaaagaaacaaaaatcaaaaatcaaatatttttttcttttgcttaaagcTTTCATTGTCTAAGTTTTataaaagtaaacaaaaaaaagagttagcttaTTTACTCTATTCTTAATCTTCTCGAActatgcaagatctgattcatgcggcgtcatgatacgtaggcaatcttcatcggattcgatcatagccataaaatcAGTGGAGtgataaaataaactaaaaaattgagtgaaaaaagagtgaaaaaagagagtgacaaaaataaaagagagacaaaaacaaaaaaaaaagaaaaagaaaaagaaaagaaagtgtcAAAAAATTAAAGAGCGACAGAAACGAAATGAAAAACAAttaaatcaagagtgattaaagagagacagaaataaaagaaaagatgtACAAAGTGAAAAAGGTTAGTTAAGGTCGGAATGAAACATGCGACCGTTCAAACACATAGTAaaaacgtttaactgtttaggtacATTGCATCCAAACGTACGGTTTCCTATCTGTTaagcgtctcaaaactaacaaggttgtttgaTGTGCAAACTAGAtaggttttggtggttggttttgttggtagtctagcctcTCCTCCTTCACACGATCCAAAGGCACATATGGCCTCCGTAAGCAATCTAAAAATCATCGTTCCTGAGGATAGCCCGACATCAGCTGTTCTGCAGATAGAATCAGCATttgctgaagagaataagatgttgcgtctccacatattggaaatgtgggatgcctggtctaatggtagggaactgCCAAGTGCAATCCCTAGGTTCCCTGAATTGATCCCCATGTTAAGTGAGGTTACCAATGCCCTTGTGCCCAACCGGCTCATCCCATACGGGCACCCTCTAATGTTGTTCAATGatcctggcatgccttctgtAGTTCCCCCCCAGGCGCCAGTTTCCTGggcacctccaatattgttctcAACAGAACCAGTCTGCACCAGAACACAACCAACTTTACCACGACAGtatgttgagcctccaatgtTCACCTTTTAGGGTCCACCGCTTCaatcagaaataacatatgtgacgccgtactctttcactcaacgtccgcaatatgatctctcgggggagcaagaaaaggttgttaaaaatcccgagcaagaggaaatggctcgaaAGATGAAGAGCCTCGAACAAAGCCTAAAAAGCATGCAAGGTTTGAGTGGCCagaagagtgtctcatactctgacctctgtttgtttccccatgtccacttgccagctggctttaagatgccaaaatttgaaaagtccAACGGGAACAGAGACCCGGTCGCTTATCTGAAGCGATACTGTAACCAGTTGAGGGATGCTGGTAGAAAggaggagctgctaatggcccATTTTGGGGAAAGACTCACCGgaatcgcttctgagtggtatacggatcaagaaattactaattggcatgtgtgggacgacatgactcaagattttatccgccagttccaatataatatgtaCATTGCTCCCCacagaaactctttgtccaatttgaaaaagaaaacagcGGAAAGCTTCAGCAAATATGCTGTTAAATGGAAtgagcaagctgccagggtaaagccttcaatggatgaaattgaaatggtcatagtctttctacaggcccaagaggcatactacttccagaacatgatgtctgctatgggtaagccattcgctgaggctatcaaaattggggaaatggttgaaaacggtttaaaaataggtcgaatcttgagtcatgctgcttttaagGCCACATCACAATCTGCTTAGAATGGTTTGATGAACATAAATGGGAGtgaagagggagccatgatggtttcAAGCTCGTGGGGGGCCCACAggtcattcagccaatcatatgtgcctcctatcatcccaccacactattatcccctACAAGATGCTGCTTATGTCGTGACACCGCCTCCCTATAAGGTGATGATCGCGCCACCTTACCCGCGACCACAACATTATCCACAaaatcgagctccacctcccagaaatgcccatccttaccaagctccatataatcctcaaccaaatgatccccaatacaatcctcgcccatGAGAgtctttcagaaagaatcagttcaccctattggtgaatcgtattcaagct
This region includes:
- the LOC138876017 gene encoding uncharacterized protein; its protein translation is MASVSNLKIIVPEDSPTSAVLQIESAFAEENKMLRLHILEMWDAWSNGRELPSAIPRFPELIPMLSEVTNALVPNRLIPYGHPLMLFNDPGMPSGPPLQSEITYVTPYSFTQRPQYDLSGEQEKVVKNPEQEEMARKMKSLEQSLKSMQGLSGQKSVSYSDLCLFPHVHLPAGFKMPKFEKSNGNRDPVAYLKRYCNQLRDAGRKEELLMAHFGERLTGIASEWYTDQEITNWHVWDDMTQDFIRQFQYNMYIAPHRNSLSNLKKKTAESFSKYAVKWNEQAARVKPSMDEIEMFY